In Dolichospermum flos-aquae CCAP 1403/13F, the following proteins share a genomic window:
- the ntrB gene encoding nitrate ABC transporter permease produces the protein MTIAQKRATSPKLENKFLSGLQKQLPELIPPAIALFIFLVIWQVFSWTPGATLPGPIQVIQDTWILILYPFYDKGGTDKGLFWQIWASLQRVAISYTLAAIVGIALGVLIGVNKTMSKALDPLFQLLRTVPPLAWVPISLAALRQNEPAALFVIFITAIWPILINTAVGVTQIPQDYNNVAKVLQLSKKEYFLNILIPSALPYIFTGLRIAIGLAWLAIIAAEIVMSGIVGIGFFIWDAYQNNNVSEVILALVYIGVVGLILDKLMAWLQNWILPAEQK, from the coding sequence ATGACCATAGCCCAAAAACGTGCCACAAGTCCTAAATTAGAGAATAAATTTTTATCAGGTTTACAAAAACAACTTCCTGAACTTATCCCCCCAGCCATTGCGTTATTTATCTTTCTAGTCATTTGGCAAGTATTTTCTTGGACTCCAGGGGCAACATTACCAGGACCAATCCAAGTTATTCAAGACACTTGGATCTTGATTTTGTATCCCTTTTACGATAAAGGAGGCACTGATAAAGGGCTTTTTTGGCAAATCTGGGCTAGTCTCCAACGGGTTGCTATTAGTTATACACTAGCGGCAATTGTCGGTATTGCCTTGGGTGTTTTGATTGGTGTTAATAAAACCATGTCAAAAGCTTTAGATCCTTTGTTTCAGTTATTAAGAACAGTCCCTCCTTTAGCTTGGGTGCCTATTTCCTTAGCAGCATTACGCCAAAATGAACCAGCCGCATTATTCGTAATTTTCATTACCGCAATTTGGCCGATTCTTATTAATACTGCGGTGGGTGTCACTCAAATTCCTCAAGACTATAACAACGTTGCTAAAGTTCTCCAACTTTCTAAAAAAGAGTATTTCCTTAACATCTTAATTCCTTCAGCATTACCCTACATTTTCACAGGTTTAAGAATTGCGATTGGTTTAGCTTGGTTAGCGATTATTGCCGCAGAAATCGTGATGTCAGGTATTGTGGGAATTGGCTTTTTCATCTGGGATGCTTATCAAAATAATAACGTTAGTGAAGTTATTTTAGCTCTAGTTTATATCGGTGTTGTGGGTTTAATCCTCGATAAATTAATGGCTTGGTTACAAAACTGGATTTTACCAGCAGAACAAAAATAG
- a CDS encoding CmpA/NrtA family ABC transporter substrate-binding protein, whose protein sequence is MSEFFNQISRRKFIVTAGVSASAVLLKGCLGNPPEAGKTGSTSTQLATQPTVNISDAQKPEITKAKLGYIPIIESAPLIIALEKGFFAKHGMSNVELSKQASWGSARDNVEIGSAGGGIDGGQWQMPMPHLITEGKITKGNKPIPMYVLAQLVTHGNAIAIANKHLGKGISLKLDTAKPLLAQLKASTPFTAAFTFPHVNQDLWIRYWLSASGIDPDADVKLLTVPAAQTVANMKTGTMDAFSTGDPWPFRLVNDKIGFMAALTAEIWKNHPEEYFAMRGDWVDQNPKATKALLKGVMEAQQWLDNFDNRKEAAEILAVKKYFGLSSPEILAKPFQGQYDMGDGRKIDDKTMAAYYWKDGKGSVSYPYQSHDLWFITENVRWGFLPKDYIENGATKAKELIKKVNREDIWKEAAKELGIPAADIPTSTSRGVEEFFDGVKFDPEKPEEYLKSLKIKKVSV, encoded by the coding sequence ATGTCTGAATTTTTTAACCAAATTTCTCGCCGTAAGTTCATCGTCACGGCTGGAGTTTCAGCCAGTGCAGTATTACTTAAAGGCTGTCTAGGAAACCCACCAGAAGCAGGTAAAACTGGTAGTACATCTACACAACTTGCTACACAACCAACAGTTAATATTAGTGATGCCCAAAAACCAGAAATCACAAAAGCCAAATTAGGATATATTCCCATTATTGAATCTGCACCTTTAATTATTGCTTTAGAAAAAGGATTTTTTGCTAAACATGGCATGAGTAATGTAGAACTTTCTAAACAAGCTTCTTGGGGTTCAGCAAGGGATAACGTAGAAATTGGTTCTGCTGGTGGTGGTATTGATGGTGGTCAATGGCAAATGCCAATGCCACACTTAATTACAGAGGGTAAAATTACCAAAGGTAATAAGCCCATTCCCATGTATGTTCTTGCCCAGTTAGTTACTCATGGTAATGCAATTGCGATCGCCAACAAACATCTAGGGAAAGGAATTAGTTTAAAACTTGATACGGCTAAACCCTTATTAGCCCAACTCAAAGCCTCCACACCATTTACCGCAGCGTTTACATTCCCCCACGTTAACCAAGACTTATGGATTCGCTACTGGTTATCAGCTAGTGGAATTGACCCGGATGCAGATGTCAAATTATTAACAGTACCAGCGGCGCAAACCGTCGCTAACATGAAAACCGGCACAATGGACGCTTTCAGCACCGGCGACCCCTGGCCGTTCCGCCTCGTTAACGACAAAATCGGCTTCATGGCGGCATTAACAGCCGAAATTTGGAAAAATCACCCCGAAGAATATTTTGCCATGAGAGGCGATTGGGTTGACCAAAATCCCAAAGCCACAAAAGCCTTATTAAAAGGTGTCATGGAAGCCCAACAATGGTTAGATAACTTTGATAACCGCAAAGAAGCAGCAGAAATTCTCGCCGTTAAAAAGTATTTTGGTTTATCGTCTCCAGAAATTCTGGCGAAACCCTTCCAAGGTCAATATGACATGGGTGATGGTCGTAAAATTGATGATAAAACTATGGCTGCTTATTACTGGAAAGACGGTAAAGGTAGTGTTTCTTATCCTTACCAAAGTCATGATTTATGGTTCATCACTGAAAACGTCCGTTGGGGATTCTTACCCAAAGATTATATAGAAAATGGTGCAACCAAAGCTAAAGAATTAATCAAAAAAGTGAACCGCGAAGATATTTGGAAAGAAGCAGCTAAAGAATTAGGAATACCTGCGGCTGATATTCCCACCAGTACATCTCGTGGAGTTGAAGAATTTTTTGATGGAGTCAAATTCGACCCGGAGAAACCAGAAGAATATCTCAAGAGTTTGAAAATTAAAAAAGTCAGCGTTTAA
- a CDS encoding carbohydrate ABC transporter permease — MNKIFGSFWLKVLLYIFLTVYGIITVIPFLWAFSASFKPLSEIISGEFNFIPKHFTLDNYKQIFLQEPLFWRWLFNSVIIGVTVTILNLLFNSMAGYALARLHFRGKQCWFFLILTVLVVPAQITLIPTFLILKAIGWLNSYPGMIVPSMVNATFIFMMRQFFVNFPRELEEAGQLDGLNAWGIFRYIVLPLAKPALAAQAVFVFMGSWNNFLLPVVILFDPEMFTLPLGLNTFKGQYISYWNYIMAASMVFTLPGLAIYAFFNRYLIQGVTFTGGKG; from the coding sequence TTGAATAAAATCTTTGGTAGTTTCTGGTTGAAAGTGCTGTTATATATCTTCCTCACAGTTTATGGAATTATTACCGTAATTCCTTTTCTCTGGGCATTTTCTGCATCATTTAAGCCTCTATCCGAGATTATTAGCGGTGAATTTAATTTTATCCCCAAACATTTTACTCTCGATAATTACAAACAAATATTTCTGCAAGAACCTTTATTTTGGCGGTGGTTATTTAATAGTGTGATTATTGGTGTTACTGTCACAATTTTAAACTTGCTATTTAACTCAATGGCAGGTTATGCCCTCGCAAGATTGCATTTTCGGGGTAAACAGTGCTGGTTTTTCCTGATTTTGACCGTGTTAGTAGTGCCAGCGCAAATTACCCTGATTCCCACATTTTTAATTTTAAAAGCCATCGGTTGGCTAAATTCATACCCAGGGATGATTGTTCCGAGTATGGTCAATGCTACTTTCATTTTTATGATGCGGCAGTTTTTTGTCAACTTCCCTAGAGAACTAGAAGAAGCTGGACAATTGGATGGTTTAAATGCCTGGGGAATTTTTAGGTATATAGTTTTACCTTTAGCTAAACCAGCATTAGCCGCACAAGCGGTTTTTGTCTTTATGGGTAGTTGGAATAATTTTTTACTCCCTGTAGTGATTCTCTTTGACCCAGAAATGTTTACTTTACCTTTAGGACTAAATACATTTAAAGGTCAATATATCAGCTATTGGAACTACATTATGGCAGCTTCAATGGTGTTTACTCTGCCAGGTTTAGCTATTTATGCTTTCTTTAACCGCTACTTAATTCAAGGTGTTACCTTTACCGGTGGTAAAGGTTGA
- a CDS encoding carbohydrate ABC transporter permease, giving the protein MFHLPENRCNRQIRENFTAYLFITPSILVLGTFVILPILYAVFLSLHKVQMLGGINYHFFGLGNFQRLLTDERVGIALKNTAEYVAIVVPTQTILALCLAVTLNSGIRGKNWWRILYFLPTVTSSAVLTLIFMWIYNTNGLLNNFLAFLNLPIYNWLGDPSVALKGIMIMNIWSTAPFFMVIYLAALQDIPQTLYEAAELDGANNWEQFIYITLPLLQPVTFFVMAMGIIGTFQLFDQSYIFSGGTGGPNNATLTLVLLIYQTVFRNLQMGYGAAIAFLLAFVIIILTLIQRQFFGGYKI; this is encoded by the coding sequence GTGTTTCATTTACCCGAAAATCGCTGTAATAGACAAATCAGAGAAAATTTTACAGCTTATTTATTCATAACTCCCAGTATTTTAGTTTTAGGCACATTTGTAATTTTGCCTATTCTCTATGCTGTATTTCTCTCCCTACACAAAGTACAAATGTTGGGAGGGATTAATTACCATTTTTTCGGTTTGGGTAATTTCCAAAGATTGCTAACAGATGAAAGAGTGGGAATTGCTTTGAAAAATACCGCAGAATATGTGGCTATTGTTGTTCCCACCCAAACTATTTTGGCTTTATGTTTAGCTGTGACACTCAATTCTGGCATTCGCGGCAAAAATTGGTGGCGGATTCTTTACTTTTTACCGACAGTTACATCTTCAGCAGTTTTGACACTAATTTTTATGTGGATTTATAACACAAATGGACTATTAAACAATTTTTTGGCTTTTCTCAACCTGCCTATTTATAATTGGTTGGGAGATCCATCTGTTGCCTTGAAAGGGATTATGATCATGAATATTTGGTCAACAGCACCGTTTTTTATGGTGATTTATTTAGCAGCTTTACAGGATATTCCCCAAACTCTTTATGAAGCAGCAGAACTTGATGGTGCTAATAATTGGGAACAGTTTATTTATATTACTTTGCCTTTATTGCAACCTGTGACTTTCTTTGTCATGGCTATGGGAATAATTGGGACTTTTCAATTATTTGATCAGTCTTATATATTTTCTGGAGGGACAGGTGGACCAAATAACGCTACTCTCACCTTAGTCCTGCTGATTTATCAAACCGTATTTCGGAATTTACAAATGGGATATGGTGCAGCAATTGCCTTTTTACTAGCATTTGTAATTATTATCCTCACATTAATTCAGAGGCAATTTTTTGGAGGTTATAAAATTTGA
- a CDS encoding ABC transporter substrate-binding protein: MRKKRLFNFLGLVIIIAIAIISYHNWPLPKPPPFITVKLSGWTGNPLEQRLLKQVIEDFEKQHPQIKVKYEAISDQYMDVIKTRLVGEAAPDVFYLDALEAPFLMGQNVLEPLDKYIKPKFDLTDIEPNLLNNFTYQNRIYGLPKDYSTLALFYNKQAFNQVGLTSPPTTWEQLRSYSKQLTGKLNKYGFGEIPELARQAYKITAFGGEIIDKNGYATFANNPGLQGLELVINQYQKDRSSAQKSDVGTNSGSEMFGQNKVAMVIEGNWAIPYLQETFPKLEFATAEIPEINNQKSTMVFTVAYVMNKQAPHKKEAWELISFLTGKEGMKKWTGKGFALPARKSVAQQLGYDQDPLRSSLVAGVNYATPWQLGKNPAAIINNFDNQFISVLLGQQPLKQAMLKAQDAANQQIKADM; the protein is encoded by the coding sequence GTGAGAAAAAAGAGATTATTTAACTTTTTAGGATTGGTAATAATAATAGCGATCGCTATTATTAGTTATCACAATTGGCCATTACCAAAACCACCCCCATTCATTACCGTTAAACTCAGCGGTTGGACAGGAAATCCTCTAGAACAAAGACTTTTAAAACAGGTAATTGAAGACTTTGAAAAGCAGCATCCCCAGATCAAAGTCAAATATGAAGCGATTTCTGATCAATATATGGATGTAATTAAAACCCGCTTAGTAGGAGAAGCTGCACCAGATGTATTTTATCTCGACGCACTAGAAGCCCCTTTCTTAATGGGTCAGAATGTCCTAGAACCCCTTGATAAATACATTAAACCCAAATTTGACCTCACAGATATAGAACCCAACTTACTCAATAATTTTACCTACCAAAATCGTATTTATGGTTTACCTAAAGACTATTCCACCTTAGCCCTATTTTATAACAAACAAGCATTTAATCAAGTGGGTTTAACCAGTCCTCCCACTACCTGGGAACAACTCCGCAGCTATTCAAAACAATTAACAGGCAAACTCAATAAATATGGCTTTGGTGAAATTCCTGAATTAGCCCGTCAAGCATACAAAATTACAGCTTTTGGAGGGGAAATTATTGATAAAAATGGTTATGCTACCTTTGCAAATAATCCAGGATTACAAGGTTTAGAATTAGTAATTAACCAATATCAAAAAGATCGATCTTCCGCCCAAAAATCTGATGTCGGCACAAATTCCGGGAGTGAAATGTTTGGACAAAATAAAGTAGCAATGGTAATTGAGGGGAATTGGGCAATTCCCTATTTACAAGAAACCTTTCCCAAACTAGAATTTGCCACAGCAGAAATACCAGAAATTAATAATCAAAAATCCACAATGGTTTTTACTGTTGCTTATGTCATGAATAAACAAGCACCCCATAAAAAAGAAGCTTGGGAACTCATTTCTTTTCTAACAGGTAAAGAAGGCATGAAAAAATGGACAGGTAAAGGATTTGCATTACCAGCCCGTAAATCAGTGGCACAACAGTTAGGTTATGATCAAGACCCTCTGAGATCATCATTAGTAGCAGGAGTTAATTATGCGACACCCTGGCAATTAGGTAAAAATCCTGCCGCAATTATCAACAATTTTGATAATCAATTTATTAGTGTTTTACTAGGACAACAACCATTAAAACAGGCAATGTTAAAGGCACAAGATGCAGCAAACCAACAAATTAAGGCAGATATGTAG
- a CDS encoding glycerol-3-phosphate acyltransferase has product MINFFGILIILIFCPLLGAIPLISWITYALSGKKLANMGTGNISVAAAFYHGGKLAGSICVVSEAVKGVAVVTIAQYCFPSQPFSEIIALIALVIGRYVATKGAGTTNVAWGLLAHDPLVAAFVSLLAAIGFLITRSKETIKLGVLVIFPLFVGIVHSQDIARIIAAFALSALIYWIYNQIPDDLNLPVEEANPESQPMMAYLNHEEKIITLDDDLDGEVVGAKSATLSQLKRWGYAVPKGWVLSPDDDPTPLIDFLQPSQLSPLVVRSSAIGEDSQQASAAGQYETILNVISKAELRQAIAQVQASYNHPSAVEYRRRSRSEDAAMGVLIQQQIQSVFSGVAFSRDPISQQGEGVVIEAVSGSPTQIVSGKVTPEQYLVVVAGDEKLSCLQFEGNGKVPQALIKQVAYLARRLERRYLGIPQDIEWSYDGQNLWVLQARPITTLLPLWTRKIAAEVIPGVIHPLTWSINSPLTCGVWGEIFSIVLGDRAKRLDFATTATLHYSRAYFNASLLGEIFLEMGLPPESLEFLTRGASMSKPALNSTLANLPGLTKLLKREIDLDKDFKSDYRQVFIPGLTQLSNVVIAELSLDQLLTRIDLILNLLHRGTYYSILAPLSAAIRQAVLGAKTEEIDNSVTPEIASLRAMRLLAADAKQILIAGNYDFKPEQVFAQLAETPAGERILDEIDELIEDYGYLSEVGTDISVPTWRENPQIVRQLFIQLLQAPELPNLDDSRPEQANLVQKRVDLKGRVTEVYSRLLAELRWTFLALEQIWLESRVLTQLGDIFFLQLDEIRDLVINSDVAFRNHLLALVEKRRSQFLQDSQITQIPAVVYGYNPPHPIAPVIDPSDNILLGIPASQGQIQGRVKVVRTLQEAHDIDKNTILVVPYTDSGWAPILVQAGGLIAEAGGKLSHGAIIAREYGIPAVMDVRGATYLLQDGQEVRIDGYKGTVEIQ; this is encoded by the coding sequence ATGATTAATTTTTTTGGGATCTTAATTATTTTAATTTTTTGTCCACTGTTAGGGGCAATACCGCTCATTTCCTGGATTACTTATGCCCTGAGTGGTAAAAAATTAGCCAATATGGGGACAGGAAATATTAGCGTTGCAGCGGCATTTTATCACGGTGGTAAATTAGCAGGAAGCATCTGTGTCGTCTCTGAAGCCGTCAAGGGCGTTGCTGTTGTCACAATTGCCCAATATTGTTTTCCTTCACAACCATTCTCCGAAATTATCGCTTTAATTGCCTTGGTTATCGGTAGATACGTGGCTACTAAAGGGGCAGGAACAACAAACGTCGCTTGGGGATTGCTGGCACATGATCCTTTGGTAGCTGCCTTTGTTAGCTTACTTGCAGCTATTGGCTTTTTGATTACTCGCTCTAAAGAAACAATTAAATTAGGGGTATTAGTCATATTTCCCCTATTTGTGGGGATTGTCCATTCCCAGGATATAGCCAGAATTATCGCTGCTTTTGCCTTGTCGGCATTAATTTACTGGATTTATAACCAAATTCCTGATGATTTAAATCTCCCAGTTGAGGAAGCAAATCCAGAATCTCAACCAATGATGGCATATTTAAATCATGAGGAGAAGATTATTACTTTAGATGATGACTTAGATGGGGAAGTCGTAGGAGCTAAATCTGCAACATTATCCCAACTTAAACGTTGGGGTTATGCAGTTCCGAAAGGTTGGGTATTATCTCCTGATGATGATCCCACACCTTTAATTGATTTTCTGCAACCATCACAACTTTCACCTTTAGTAGTGCGTTCTTCTGCCATTGGGGAAGACTCACAACAGGCATCAGCCGCGGGACAGTATGAAACAATTTTAAATGTGATCAGTAAGGCAGAACTGCGACAAGCGATCGCTCAAGTCCAAGCCTCCTATAATCATCCCAGTGCCGTCGAATATCGCCGTCGCAGCAGATCAGAAGATGCGGCAATGGGGGTACTCATTCAGCAACAAATCCAAAGCGTATTCTCTGGCGTAGCTTTTAGCCGAGATCCTATTTCTCAACAGGGTGAGGGTGTAGTTATCGAAGCTGTATCTGGTAGTCCTACGCAAATCGTATCGGGAAAAGTGACACCAGAACAATATCTAGTCGTGGTTGCTGGTGATGAAAAATTGTCTTGTCTGCAATTTGAAGGCAATGGGAAAGTTCCCCAAGCATTAATTAAGCAAGTTGCATACCTAGCCCGTCGTTTAGAAAGACGTTATTTGGGTATTCCCCAAGACATTGAATGGAGTTATGATGGTCAAAATCTGTGGGTATTACAGGCAAGACCAATCACTACGCTTTTACCCTTATGGACAAGGAAAATCGCCGCTGAGGTAATTCCGGGAGTTATTCACCCCTTAACTTGGTCTATTAATTCTCCTTTAACCTGTGGTGTGTGGGGAGAAATTTTTAGTATAGTTTTGGGTGATCGTGCTAAACGCTTAGATTTTGCCACAACAGCAACATTGCATTATTCTAGAGCCTATTTTAATGCTTCCTTGTTAGGAGAAATCTTTTTAGAAATGGGATTACCTCCAGAAAGTCTGGAATTTCTGACTAGAGGTGCAAGTATGAGTAAACCTGCTCTAAATTCCACTTTAGCTAATTTACCAGGACTAACAAAGTTACTCAAGCGGGAAATTGATTTAGACAAAGATTTTAAATCGGATTATCGCCAAGTTTTCATTCCGGGATTAACCCAATTATCAAATGTCGTCATTGCCGAATTATCACTAGATCAATTATTAACTAGAATAGATTTAATTCTCAACTTATTGCATCGGGGAACTTACTACAGTATTTTAGCCCCTTTGAGTGCAGCTATTCGCCAAGCGGTTTTGGGGGCAAAGACAGAGGAAATTGATAATAGTGTCACCCCAGAGATAGCATCATTAAGAGCTATGCGTCTTCTGGCTGCGGATGCTAAACAAATCTTAATAGCTGGTAACTATGATTTTAAACCAGAACAAGTATTTGCACAATTGGCAGAAACGCCCGCAGGGGAAAGAATTTTAGATGAAATTGACGAATTGATTGAGGATTATGGTTATTTAAGTGAAGTCGGTACAGATATTTCTGTTCCCACTTGGCGAGAAAATCCCCAAATAGTTAGACAATTATTTATCCAGTTATTACAAGCACCTGAATTGCCAAATTTAGATGATTCCCGTCCCGAACAGGCAAATTTAGTGCAAAAACGAGTTGATCTGAAAGGACGGGTAACGGAAGTTTATTCTCGCTTGTTAGCTGAATTGCGGTGGACATTTTTGGCTTTGGAACAGATTTGGCTTGAGTCTAGGGTATTAACACAATTAGGAGATATTTTCTTTCTCCAGTTAGATGAAATTCGTGATTTAGTGATTAATTCAGATGTAGCTTTTAGGAATCATTTATTGGCATTAGTCGAAAAAAGGCGATCGCAATTTCTCCAAGATAGCCAAATTACGCAAATTCCCGCCGTAGTTTACGGTTATAATCCTCCTCACCCCATTGCCCCGGTAATTGATCCCTCTGACAACATTTTATTAGGTATTCCTGCCAGTCAAGGACAAATTCAAGGACGGGTGAAAGTAGTCCGAACTTTGCAAGAAGCCCATGATATTGATAAAAACACCATCCTTGTAGTTCCTTACACAGATTCCGGTTGGGCCCCTATCCTCGTGCAAGCTGGGGGTTTAATTGCTGAAGCTGGGGGTAAACTTTCTCACGGGGCAATTATCGCCCGTGAATACGGTATTCCTGCTGTTATGGATGTGCGTGGTGCGACGTATCTGCTGCAAGATGGTCAGGAAGTTCGCATTGATGGCTATAAGGGGACGGTGGAAATACAATAG
- a CDS encoding pentapeptide repeat-containing protein has product MDTRKLLKSYKSGERNFSGINLHQAKLNHVDLRGINLEAADLSGADLSRANLSDCNLSRANLTNADLSRANLENANLSEVNLIGADLTRVSLKKTNLSRADLRTANLTSANLVGANLSQAEMSGADLTGANLHKANLIDSNINEAELMGVDLTTTIITELEITGEILHIGLSHKWITWAGSY; this is encoded by the coding sequence ATGGACACTAGAAAACTCCTGAAGTCATATAAATCAGGAGAAAGGAATTTCTCTGGCATAAATCTGCACCAAGCTAAGTTAAATCATGTTGATTTGAGAGGAATAAATTTAGAAGCAGCAGATTTAAGCGGTGCTGATCTTAGTAGGGCAAATTTAAGCGATTGTAATCTTAGTAGAGCAAATTTAACTAATGCTGATTTAAGTAGAGCAAATTTAGAAAATGCAAACTTAAGTGAAGTCAACTTAATTGGTGCTGATTTAACCAGAGTCAGCCTCAAAAAAACTAACCTGAGTCGTGCTGATTTGCGAACTGCAAATTTAACTTCAGCAAACTTGGTAGGTGCAAACCTTAGTCAAGCAGAAATGAGTGGTGCTGACTTGACCGGTGCAAATCTCCATAAAGCCAATTTAATTGATAGTAATATCAATGAAGCCGAATTAATGGGCGTTGATTTAACAACAACTATCATAACTGAACTTGAGATAACTGGAGAAATTTTGCATATAGGTTTATCTCATAAATGGATAACTTGGGCTGGTAGTTATTGA
- the cobJ gene encoding precorrin-3B C(17)-methyltransferase, with product MNTRVAPAVVVLSQNSVMVGRKITNVLPGAKLYGLVNRTHDVDISFSNFGETVRELFAAGTPIIGICAAGILIRTIAPLLTDKGQEPPVLAVAEDGSAVVPLLGGLNGVNDLARQVGEALNIKPAITTTGDIRFHTALLSPPSGYHLANPEHGKKFIADLLAGGKVRLEGTAPWLSESNLPIDENGELIIQVTENLGNPSSNCLVYHPAKIAIAISTKIINPTTTGQPQGKLAIIGTGPGASQWMSPQVKEILAAATDLVGYKTYINLIGHLADGKRVHESDNRVEAERAYQALELAAEGKYVVVVSSGDPGIYAMAAAVFEVLEQYHQPEWQTIDIQVAPGISAMQAAAARIGAPLGHDFCVISLSDILKPWEIIAQRITAAATSDFVIAFYNPVSKERTWQLAAAKKILMEHRKPHTPVVLGRNLGRKGEEVKVITLEELEPALADMRTVIIIGSSHTRKIQQDNHIWVYTSRRYNSEE from the coding sequence ATGAATACAAGGGTAGCCCCTGCGGTTGTGGTTTTGAGTCAGAATAGCGTTATGGTGGGGCGAAAAATTACCAATGTCTTACCAGGTGCGAAACTATATGGTTTAGTTAATCGTACTCATGATGTTGATATTAGCTTTAGCAATTTTGGCGAAACTGTGCGAGAATTATTCGCCGCTGGTACACCCATAATTGGTATTTGTGCGGCTGGTATTCTTATTAGAACAATTGCACCTTTATTGACTGATAAAGGACAAGAACCGCCAGTTTTAGCTGTAGCGGAAGATGGTAGCGCTGTAGTTCCACTTTTGGGTGGTTTAAATGGTGTTAATGATTTAGCGCGTCAAGTCGGGGAAGCACTTAATATAAAACCAGCAATTACCACCACAGGAGATATCCGCTTTCATACTGCTTTGTTGTCTCCTCCCTCTGGATATCATTTAGCTAACCCAGAACATGGGAAAAAATTTATTGCTGATTTATTAGCGGGGGGAAAAGTTAGGTTAGAGGGAACAGCACCTTGGTTGAGTGAGAGTAATTTACCTATTGATGAAAATGGTGAGTTAATTATTCAAGTTACCGAAAATTTGGGCAATCCTAGCTCTAATTGTTTAGTGTATCATCCTGCCAAGATAGCGATCGCCATATCAACTAAAATTATTAACCCCACCACCACAGGACAACCCCAGGGAAAATTAGCTATTATTGGTACGGGTCCAGGTGCATCTCAATGGATGTCACCGCAAGTAAAAGAAATTCTAGCAGCAGCAACGGATTTAGTTGGTTATAAAACCTATATTAATTTAATTGGACATCTTGCCGATGGTAAGCGCGTCCATGAATCAGATAATCGAGTAGAAGCAGAAAGGGCATATCAGGCCTTAGAGTTAGCCGCAGAGGGAAAATATGTAGTAGTTGTATCTTCCGGCGACCCCGGTATTTACGCAATGGCAGCGGCTGTTTTTGAGGTTTTAGAGCAATATCATCAACCAGAATGGCAAACAATTGATATTCAAGTCGCTCCTGGTATTTCTGCTATGCAAGCCGCAGCAGCCAGGATTGGTGCGCCTTTGGGGCATGATTTTTGTGTGATTTCTCTCTCTGACATTTTAAAACCTTGGGAAATTATCGCTCAACGCATTACCGCTGCGGCTACAAGTGATTTTGTGATTGCTTTTTATAATCCTGTATCAAAAGAACGCACTTGGCAACTAGCAGCCGCGAAAAAGATTTTAATGGAACACCGCAAACCTCATACCCCAGTCGTCTTAGGACGAAATCTAGGGAGGAAGGGAGAAGAAGTTAAGGTAATTACCCTGGAAGAGTTAGAACCAGCATTAGCAGATATGCGAACTGTCATTATTATCGGTTCTTCCCATACTCGAAAAATTCAGCAGGATAATCATATTTGGGTTTATACTTCCCGCCGATATAATTCTGAAGAATGA